A region of the Pseudomonadota bacterium genome:
AGCGCGGCTGAATCGGCTAAAAAGTCAGGCGTTTCTAACTGGTAACAGTTAACGTTAAGTGGTAAAAGTTAACTTCTAGAAAATAATATTTTTATCGGTACACCGCATGCAGTGATTTCTGCTGGTTGCCTTGACGGAAAACAATTCCGAATGAAAAAACTTATGTTTGAGAAGGCAAAAGTTCTAGCTGCCAGCCCGCAACCCCATGACCGCGACAACTCGGCTGGGCTCATGCCGTGACGAAAAAGGGCTTGCAGAATAACAAGACCGGAAAATGTTTTACAGAACCATCAACTTTCAGACAGTTTTTCCAGACCTTAAGGAGAGAACCCTATGAAAAAACCGCTCTGGCAGCCCTCCGCCGAACGTATCAAGAATGCAAATTTAACTTGCCTGATGGCCCAGCTCAAAGAAAAAAAGGGGCTTGAGTTTAAATCCTACGATGAGCTTTATCAGTGGTCGGTCAACGATCGGGTGGCTTTCTGGGAAAGTGTCTGGGAATATGGCGGCATCATCGCCAGCCGAGGCTATGACGAGGTCATGGTAGATGGCGACAAAATGCCGGGCGCTAAATGGTTTACCGGCGCCCGCTTCAATTTCGCGGAAAATCTGCTGCGTTTTCGTGATGAGCGCGAAGCCCTGGTTTTCAAGGGCGAAGACCAGAAAGCCTCGCGCATCACCTACGCCGAACTCTACGATCAGGTTGCCCGATTGGCCGCCGCTCTGCGCGAGGCCGGTGTAAAATGCGGTGACCGCGTGGCCGGGTTTGTTCCCAACATGACCGAAACCATCGTCGCGATGCTGGCCACGACCAGCATCGGGGCCATCTGGTCTTCCTGCTCACCTGATTTCGGCATCAAGGGGGTGCTTGACCGTTTCGGTCAGATCGAACCCAAGATCCTGTTCACCGCCAACGGCTACTCCTATAACGGCAAAAAATTCAGCTCCCTGGAAAAAATCAACGAAATTCTTGGTTCGCTGCCCTCGATTGAAAAGGTTGTCGTCATTCCCTACACTGAAGCGCGGGCCGATATCAGCGCTATCGGCAACGCCGTTCACTATCAGGATTTTCTTAAAAAAGAAAACAATCTCACCCTGACCTTCGAGCAACTGCCCTTTGACCATCCCTTGTATATCATGTATTCTTCGGGCACTACCGGCACTCCGAAATGTATCGTGCACGGCGCCGGCGGCACCCTAATTCAGCATCTCAAAGAGCATCTATTTCACGTTGATCTCAAACGCGAAGACCGCATCTACTATTTCACCACCTGTGGTTGGATGATGTGGAACTGGTTGGTCAGCGCTCTGGCCGTAGGTGCCACCGCCATCCTTTTTGACGGCTCGCCCTTCTATCCGGACGGCGGCGCCACCTTCAAGCTGGCCCAGGATGAAAAGATTACAGTCTACGGCACCAGCGCCAAATTCATCGCCGCGGTTCAACAGAGCGGGCTCAAACCGGGCGCGACTTTTGATTTAAGCTCAATCAAGACAATCTGTTCCACCGGTTCTCCGCTGTCGGCGGAAAGCTTTGAATATGTCTACCGTGATATCAAACAGGATGTCAACCTCGCCTCCATTTCCGGCGGCACCGATATCATTTCCTGCTTTGCCCTTGGCAATCCGATTCTGCCGGTTTACATCGAGGAGCTGCAGTGCCGGGGACTGGGTATGAAAGTCGAGGCTTTTGATGATTACGGTCACCCGATTTACGGTGAAAAAGGCGAATTGGTCTGCACCGCCGCCTTCCCATCGATGCCGATCTATTTCTGGAACGACCCCGACAACCAGAAATACCATGACGCTTATTTCGACCGCTACAACAATATCTGGTGCCACGGCGATTACGTCATGATTACTGAAACCGGTGGCGTCATCATCTACGGGCGTTCAGACGCCACCCTGAACCCCGGCGGCGTCCGCATCGGCACGGCTGAAATCTATCGCCAGGTTGAAACGATTGCCGAGATCAAGGACAGCGTGGTGATCGGCCAGGACTGGGAAGACAGCGACGTCAGGGTGATCCTCTTCGTGGTCCTGGAAAAAGACGTCGAACTGACCCCGACCCTGGAGAAAAAGATCAAGGACACGATCCGCAAAAACACGACCCCACGCCATGTGCCGGCCAAGATTATCGCGGTTGCCGATATTCCCTATACCATCAGCGGGAAAAAGGTCGAACTGGCAGTTAAGCGCATGGTCCATAACCTGCCGGTCACCAACCGCGACGCGCTGGCCAACCCGGAAGCCTTGGACAATTTCAAGGATCTTGAAGCCTTAAAGAGCTGAAAGCAGTAACCAGGAAAATCTGACAGAACGGGGCTTTCGGATGTATCCGAAAAGCCCCCGTTCTGTGTTTGTAAGCCAGGTTTACCGGCGGAGCAAAGCTTTGCCGACGCGACCTGTTTTTAAGAAGTATAATCCAGTAACGATTCAACTATTTTTTAGTGTTGAGAGTTCAGATGGTCTTCCGTAACCTCTCGCGAGAGTTCGTCATTTCCCCCCGCCTATGAAGCCCTTTAAAATTGCTGGTGCCTGAAGCGCTCTGGCGCGGTTCTGGCACGGGAGGCACAATGAACGCTGGAAAAACAGAAATTTTAGCGTCAGGAATAAAGGGAAACTATCTTAAAACAACCGGAGCTGAATAATTACGAAATTCATTGCCTTAGCGTGAAGATTTCAGAAGGCAACCACCCTGCCATCAACGGCCTGCGGACTGCCTGAAACAAAAACCAGAGGGTTGATCTCCACTTCCTTGATCAGCGGATAATCATCCAGCAGAACTTGAAGTCCGGCCAGAATCTGATAGAGCTGAGCCTGGTCTATTCCGATACGCCCCCGGGCGCCGCGCAGGATGGCGGCGCCCCGCAGGCGCTCCAGCATGGCGGCTACCATTTCACAATGAAGAGGAGCCGGAGCGAGCACCACATCTTTGAGAATTTCGGCATAGATACCTCCCAGACCGATCAGAAAAATATCTCCGAAAGAGCTGTCGCGACGGGCTCCGACAATCAACTCAAGACTGGTATCAACCTCCTTCTGCAACAGCACGCCACAGAAACCCGGATCGCGCGAAAAGCGCGTAAAGAGAAGACCGCCGGCATCTTCCAGGGTTTGTCGGTCTTTAATTCCGGTCAAGACCCCGCCAACATCACTTTTGTGACTTAAGCCCGAGACTACCGCTTTTAACACCAAAGGAAACCCCAGCTCTTCAGCCTCTTCCATAAATTCCTGCGGATGCCGGGTCAGGGCAAAAGGCGTCACCGGAATCCCATACTCAAGTAACAAGGTCAAAGCCTGGTCGGCAAGCAGAGTATGATCGTGCCCAGACGCCACTTCAAGCCATTTTTCAAAAAGCGGCTGCCGCCCCAGCTGCCGGCGCGCCGGCAGCTGGGGCGGCAGCTCCGCCTGGGCCGCCAGGAAAGCGGACCGCCGGCGCGAAACCTCCAGGGCTTCCATGGCGCTGGCCGGCTCACTGAAAACCGGCAGGGCAATCCGCTCCATGATCTCGTTTACGACGCTGACCCCGGAAAACAGAACCAAGGCTACCGGTTTATGATAACGCTCAGCCAGGACCTCAACCTGTTCGACCAGGCGCAGAGTGGCGGCAAATTCACTTTCAGCCTGAAAGACATGATTTAAAACCACACCGTCAATATCATCACGTTTCAGAGACATTTCCAGAATCGTAATGTAATAGTCGATATTAAAGATATCGCCCAGATCCAGGGGATTGGTCAATTTGATCACAGAAGCTCGAAACTGACTCGCGATCCGGTCGACAAACTCCGAGGTCAGCCCAGGCAGATAAAAGCCCTTACTTGCCGCCGCGTCGGCAGCGACCACAGCGTGGCCGCCCGAGCGTGAGATAATCATCAGGTTATTCCCCAGCATGGGCGGCAGCGACAAAGCTTTGGCGCAATTAATGAATTGCTGAAAGGTTTTCACTCGAAAGACTCCGGCGTTAAGACAGGCCGCGTCAACCACATCGTCGTCAACCGCCAAGGCCGCGGTATGAGATTGGGCGATCACCTGACTCTGCGGCGAGGTATTGGACTTATGCAGAATTACCGGTTTACCGCAGGTTTTGAGCGCCGCCATGAATTCCCGGCCTTTGTCCATGCTCTCCAGATAAAGACCGATAACGCGGGTATCCTGGTCCTGAGCCAGAAAACGCAGATAATCGACCTCATCAAGGCTGCTCTTGTTTCCCATACTGATAACCTTGGCAACCCCAAGATTTTCCCGGCAACCCAGCCCGATATAGGTCAGAGCCAGGCCTCCGCTTTGCGAAATCACGGAAAGGCCCCCACTTTTGATTTCCGTCGGACTAAGACGCATGAAAGGCAGGCAGAGACCGTTATGTCGATTAATAATACTGATGCCGTTGGGGCCGACGAACTTGACCTGATGCGCTTGAGCCAGGGCCTTGATTTCCTCCTCCAAACAGCGTCCGGCTTCCGAAAACTCACTAAAACCTCCACTTTCGATCACCATTCGCAAAATTTTCCGCTTGATGCAGGAACGCATTAATTCCGGAACCGTGGCCGCCGGAGTCAGAATCACGGCGAGATCGATCGCCTCCGGCAACTGGGTAATCTCCGTGAAGATGGGATAACCCTGGCAGACTCCGGTCTCCCGACCGAGAAGATAAAGTTCTCCCGGCCAACCGAAATCAATCAGGTTGGCGACAATGTTACGCGCCAGGTTTTGAGGGTGCTCGGAAACCCCGATTACCAGAATTGACCGCGGATTAAAGATCTTTTCCATGTTCCTTAATTTCCTCCAGTTCCTGCCAGCGCTCATAGAGAGTCTTGATTTCAAGTTCAAGCTCGGCCAGGCGTTTTTGTGCCAACGGCACGGCACGCACACCAGCCTGATAAAATGCCGGATCGGAGAGCTGCTCGTACAGCTGCCGTTGCTCGGCTTCCAGATTTTCCAGCGCGCCCGGCAGATTTTCCAAATCAGCTCGTTCGCGATAGGTCAGGTTCCGTTGTCTTGCCGCCCGCGGCTTACTCCGCTCTCCGAGACCGGAGGAGGTCGCAACCTTACCCGAAGGTGCCGCATTAACCGCCTCACCCCTCTGACTGAGCCAATCGTCATAACCGCCGGCATACTCGAGCACTCGGCCATCCCCGGAAAAAACCAGGGTTCCGGACACGACATTATTGACAAACTCACGATCATGACTGACCAAAAGCACGGTACCTGAATATTCCACCAGAAGCTCTTCCAGCATTTCCAGGGTCTCGATATCAAGATCGTTAGTCGGCTCGTCCAGCACCAGAAGATTCGACGGACGGGCGAAGAGACGGGCCAGAAGCAGGCGATTACGTTCCCCCCCGGACAGTGTTTTAACCGGCGACCGGGCCCGATCCGGGGAAAAAAGAAAATCCTTCAGATAACCGATCAGATGGCGACGACGGCCGTTGATTTCCAAAGTATCATTGCCGTCCCCCAGATTCTCGCAAACCGTGCGTTCTTCGTCAAGCTGTTCCCGTTGCTGATCGAAATAGAGCGGCTCCAGATTATGTCCTCGGCGCACCAGCCCCGAGGTGGGTTCCAGATGGCCGAGCAGAAGTTTGATCAAGGTCGTCTTGCCGACGCCGTTGGCCCCAATGATCCCGACCTTGTCACCCTTGAGAATCGTTGTCGTCAGGTCCCTGATCACCGGCTGACTGCCGGGATAGGCAAATGTCGCATGTTCACAAAGTGCGACCAATTTGCCGGGCTGAATGACGGTATTGACCTCCATCTGTACCTGCCCCATTTTTTCACGCCGCTGCCGCCGTTCGCTACGCATCGCCAGCAGCGCCTGAACCCGGCCTTCATTACGGGTCCGCCGGGCCTTGATCCCCTTTCTGATCCACGCTTCCTCCCGTTCCAGTTTCTGGTCAAAACGGGCCCGCTGCACCTCCTCGGCATGCTGCATTTCAGCTTTGCGCCGCAAATAATTGCGATAGTCACCCGGCCAGCTGGTGATCCCGCCATTTTCCAGATCGACTATTCTGGTAGCGAGCTTCTGCAGCAACGAGCGGTCATGGGTAACGAAAAAAAGGGCTTTTGCACGATTGACAAGGAACTCCTCAAACCAGAGGATTGCATCGATATCAAGGTGGTTGGTCGGTTCATCGAGCAGCAGCAGCTGGGGATCGGTAACCAGGGCCCGGGCAAGCAAGACTCGCCGTTTCATACCCCCGGAAAGGGTCGCAAAAGGGGCCTCGGCGTCAAGCCGCAACTGAGTCATAACCAGTTCGACCCGCTGCCTCGCCTGCCAGGCTCCGAGTCGCTCAATCTCCCGCTCCGCCCGCGCCAGTTTTTCCAGGAGTTCCGTCGAAGCCTTCCGTGCCACCTGAAGCGTCAATTCATGATAACTACCAAGCGGTTCCAACAAACTTCCCAGGCCACCGTTGACGACATCAAAGACCGTTCCCGGCATAAATCTGGGCACTTCCTGCGCCAGCCGAGCCACCCGCAGGTCGGCGGCGCGCCAGACCTGACCACTATCGGGTACAAGTTCTCCGGCCATGATTTTCATCAGGCTTGATTTCCCGGCGCCGTTGCGCCCCACCAGACAGACCCGTTCACCTGCTTCAATCTCAAAAGAGATCTTTTCCAGGATGGGGCGCCCACCAAAACCCAGACTGACATTCTGCAACGCAACTAAAGCCATGTTTTCTCTTGTCGACTCTCCGTTAAAACAAAAAACGCGCAACCAGGATAAGGATCTGCGGCTGCGCGTCGTTTTTACTTAAGTCCCGAATCAATTTACCAATCCACTACCGCCGCCGCCCAGGTCAGTCCGCCCCCGAAAACCGTCATCAGAACCACGTCGCCGGGCTCGAGGAAACCACTGCGCACGGCCTCGTCGAGCGCCACGGGAATGGTGCCGGCCGAGGTATTGCCATAGCGGTCAATATTGACAAAGACCTTATCCATCGGCTTTTTGAACTGTTTGGCCAACATTTCAATGATTCTGATATTGGCCTGATGTGGAATCACCTTTGTCACCTGATCAATCGAATAGCCGGCTTTCTGCAGAGCCCGATGGGAGACTTCAACCATGTTTTTGATCGCGTGTTTGAAGATCTCACGACCCTGCATCTTGATATAGTTATCATCAAGATTAAAATCCTTGGTCACCGGGGTTGCCGACCCCAATCCCTGAATGTAGAGAAGCCGACCGAGGTTGCCGTCGGAACCCGTCTCGACCGCCCTGATCTTCGCGCCATGGCCAACCCGGCTGCCAACCACGGCCGCGCCTACGGCATCTCCGAAAAGAACCGCAGTCGTACGATCCTCCCAGTCCAGATGATGGCTGACAATCTCTCCG
Encoded here:
- a CDS encoding acetoacetate--CoA ligase codes for the protein MKKPLWQPSAERIKNANLTCLMAQLKEKKGLEFKSYDELYQWSVNDRVAFWESVWEYGGIIASRGYDEVMVDGDKMPGAKWFTGARFNFAENLLRFRDEREALVFKGEDQKASRITYAELYDQVARLAAALREAGVKCGDRVAGFVPNMTETIVAMLATTSIGAIWSSCSPDFGIKGVLDRFGQIEPKILFTANGYSYNGKKFSSLEKINEILGSLPSIEKVVVIPYTEARADISAIGNAVHYQDFLKKENNLTLTFEQLPFDHPLYIMYSSGTTGTPKCIVHGAGGTLIQHLKEHLFHVDLKREDRIYYFTTCGWMMWNWLVSALAVGATAILFDGSPFYPDGGATFKLAQDEKITVYGTSAKFIAAVQQSGLKPGATFDLSSIKTICSTGSPLSAESFEYVYRDIKQDVNLASISGGTDIISCFALGNPILPVYIEELQCRGLGMKVEAFDDYGHPIYGEKGELVCTAAFPSMPIYFWNDPDNQKYHDAYFDRYNNIWCHGDYVMITETGGVIIYGRSDATLNPGGVRIGTAEIYRQVETIAEIKDSVVIGQDWEDSDVRVILFVVLEKDVELTPTLEKKIKDTIRKNTTPRHVPAKIIAVADIPYTISGKKVELAVKRMVHNLPVTNRDALANPEALDNFKDLEALKS
- a CDS encoding CoA-binding protein is translated as MSAGRNWRKLRNMEKIFNPRSILVIGVSEHPQNLARNIVANLIDFGWPGELYLLGRETGVCQGYPIFTEITQLPEAIDLAVILTPAATVPELMRSCIKRKILRMVIESGGFSEFSEAGRCLEEEIKALAQAHQVKFVGPNGISIINRHNGLCLPFMRLSPTEIKSGGLSVISQSGGLALTYIGLGCRENLGVAKVISMGNKSSLDEVDYLRFLAQDQDTRVIGLYLESMDKGREFMAALKTCGKPVILHKSNTSPQSQVIAQSHTAALAVDDDVVDAACLNAGVFRVKTFQQFINCAKALSLPPMLGNNLMIISRSGGHAVVAADAAASKGFYLPGLTSEFVDRIASQFRASVIKLTNPLDLGDIFNIDYYITILEMSLKRDDIDGVVLNHVFQAESEFAATLRLVEQVEVLAERYHKPVALVLFSGVSVVNEIMERIALPVFSEPASAMEALEVSRRRSAFLAAQAELPPQLPARRQLGRQPLFEKWLEVASGHDHTLLADQALTLLLEYGIPVTPFALTRHPQEFMEEAEELGFPLVLKAVVSGLSHKSDVGGVLTGIKDRQTLEDAGGLLFTRFSRDPGFCGVLLQKEVDTSLELIVGARRDSSFGDIFLIGLGGIYAEILKDVVLAPAPLHCEMVAAMLERLRGAAILRGARGRIGIDQAQLYQILAGLQVLLDDYPLIKEVEINPLVFVSGSPQAVDGRVVAF
- a CDS encoding ketoacyl-ACP synthase III, which gives rise to MKEIVILGTGSAAPDNVVTNFDLEKIMDTSDEWIVQRTGIRSRHIVRPGEKFSDFAVAAARQALAAAGLQAGALDLIICGTMTPDHLMPAGACSVQARLGAEKATGMDVCAACSGFIYGVAIAEKYLKCDPSLHILVIGGEIVSHHLDWEDRTTAVLFGDAVGAAVVGSRVGHGAKIRAVETGSDGNLGRLLYIQGLGSATPVTKDFNLDDNYIKMQGREIFKHAIKNMVEVSHRALQKAGYSIDQVTKVIPHQANIRIIEMLAKQFKKPMDKVFVNIDRYGNTSAGTIPVALDEAVRSGFLEPGDVVLMTVFGGGLTWAAAVVDW
- a CDS encoding ATP-binding cassette domain-containing protein, which codes for MALVALQNVSLGFGGRPILEKISFEIEAGERVCLVGRNGAGKSSLMKIMAGELVPDSGQVWRAADLRVARLAQEVPRFMPGTVFDVVNGGLGSLLEPLGSYHELTLQVARKASTELLEKLARAEREIERLGAWQARQRVELVMTQLRLDAEAPFATLSGGMKRRVLLARALVTDPQLLLLDEPTNHLDIDAILWFEEFLVNRAKALFFVTHDRSLLQKLATRIVDLENGGITSWPGDYRNYLRRKAEMQHAEEVQRARFDQKLEREEAWIRKGIKARRTRNEGRVQALLAMRSERRQRREKMGQVQMEVNTVIQPGKLVALCEHATFAYPGSQPVIRDLTTTILKGDKVGIIGANGVGKTTLIKLLLGHLEPTSGLVRRGHNLEPLYFDQQREQLDEERTVCENLGDGNDTLEINGRRRHLIGYLKDFLFSPDRARSPVKTLSGGERNRLLLARLFARPSNLLVLDEPTNDLDIETLEMLEELLVEYSGTVLLVSHDREFVNNVVSGTLVFSGDGRVLEYAGGYDDWLSQRGEAVNAAPSGKVATSSGLGERSKPRAARQRNLTYRERADLENLPGALENLEAEQRQLYEQLSDPAFYQAGVRAVPLAQKRLAELELEIKTLYERWQELEEIKEHGKDL